CTTTGCTGCGGTGTCCGGCGGCTCCGCGGAAACGCTTGCGGGGTATGTGCGTCTGACTGGATGCACGTTGCCGGACTCCGCTGAAGGACCAGGGAAGCCACACTGAAGTGCGAATGTCGAGCTTCCCCGCACCTCTGGACGCTTTAGCCCGCTTTCACCGGTTCTCCCTCGACGATCGGGTGGTCCTGGGCCATTGAGCCCGCCCCGCTCGCACCGCCGGACGCTCCGGTTGTGACGAAGACCTCGCGCTCGGCGCTGAGATAGCCGGTCCACTCGTCGGGCAGATCGTCCTCGTAGAAGATCGCCTCGACCGGACAAATGGGCTCGCAGGCACCGCAGTCGACACATTCGTCGGGGTTGATGTACATCTTGCGCGGACCTTCGTAGATGCAGTCGACGGGACACACGTCGACGCATGCCTTGTCCTTGAGATCCACGCAGGGCTGGGAGATGACGTACGTCATGCGGTCTGCACCGTCCAGGTGTCGTTGCCGGCGAGGAGTTGGGTCAGGTCGCCCTTGCCGTTGCGTTCGACGGCGGTGTCGAGCTGTTCGTTCATGAGGGTGTCGTAGACGGGGCGTTGGATGCTGCGGAGGACGCCGATGGGGGTGTGGTGGAGGGTGTCGGGGTCGGCGAGGCGTGAGAGTGCGAAGGCGGTGGTGGGGCTGGTGGTGTGGGCGTCGTGGATGAGGATCTGGTGTTCGTTGTCGGCGGTCACGGGTACGACGGTGAGGTCGCCGGTGGCGGGGTCGCGTACGACGCCTTTGGAGTTGTCGATTCCGAACCGGATGGGCTCACCGTGCTCCAGGCGGATGACGGCTTCCTGGGCGCGTTCTTTGTCTTTGAGTGCTTCGAAGGCGCCGTCGTTGAAGATGTTGCAGTTCTGGTAGATCTCGACGAGTGCTGTGCCGGGGTGGTCGGCCGCCTGGCGGAGGACGCTGGTGAGGTGTTTGCGGTCGGAGTCGACGGTGCGGGCGACGAAGGACGCCTCGGCGCCGATGGCGAGGGACACGGGGTTGAAGGGCGCGTCCAGTGAGCCCATCGGCGTCGACTTTGTGATCTTGCCGACTTCGGAGGTGGGGGAGTACTGGCCTTTGGTGAGGCCGTAGATGCGGTTGTTGAAGAGGAGGATTTTGAGGTTGACGTTGCGGCGTAGTGCGTGGATGAGGTGGTTGCCGCCGATGGAGAGGGCGTCGCCGTCGCCGGTGACGACCCAGACGGAGAGGTCGCGGCGGGAGGTGGCGAGTCCGGTGGCGATGGCGGGGGCGCGTCCGTGGATGGAGTGCATGCCGTAGGTGTTCATGTAGTAGGGGAAGCGGCTGGAGCAGCCGATCCCGGACACGAACACGATGTTCTCCTTGGCGAGGCCGAGGTCGGGCATGAAGCCCTGGACGGCGGCGAGGACGGCGTAGTCGCCGCAGCCGGGGCACCAGCGGACTTCCTGGTCGGACTTGAAGTCCTTCATGGTCTGCTTGGCCTCGGCCTTGGGGACGAGGGAGAGCAGTTCGTTGACCTCAGGCATCGATGGCCTCCTTGAGCGCCGTGGCGAGCTGTTCGGCCTTGAACGGCATGCCGTTGACCTGGTTGTAGGAGTGCGCGTCGATGAGGTATTTCGCCCGCAGGAGTGTGGCGAGCTGGCCGAGGTTCATCTCGGGCACCACGATCTTGTCGTAGCGTTTCAGCACCTCGCCGAGGTTCTTCGGGAAGGGGTTGATGTGGCGCAGGTGCGCCTGGGCGATGGGGTGCCCTGCGGTGCGCAGGCGGCGGACGGCCGCGGTGATGGGTCCGTAGGTGGAGCCCCAGCCGAGGACGAGGGTGCGGGCGCCGTGCGGGTCGTCCACGACGAGGTCGGGGACCTCGATGTTGTCGATTTTGGCCTGGCGGGTGCGGACCATGAAGTCGTGGTTGGCCGGGTCGTAGGAGATGTTGCCCGTGCCGTCCTGTTTCTCGATGCCGCCGATGCGGTGTTCGAGACCGGGGGTGCCGGGCACGGCCCACGGGCGGGCCAGGGTGTGCGGGTCACGCTTGTAGGGCCAGAACACCTCGGTGCCGTCCGGCAGGGTGTGGTTGGGGCCTGTCGCGAACTGCACGCCGAGGTCGGGGAGTTCGTCCGGCTGGGGGATGCGCCAGGGTTCGGAGCCGTTGGCGAGGTAGCCGTCGGACAGCAGGAAGACCGGGGTGCGGTAGGTGACGGCGATGCGGGCGGCCTCGATCGCCGCGTCGAAGCAGTCCGCCGGGGTCCGCGGGGCGACGACCGGCACGGGTGCTTCGCCGTTGCGGCCGTACATCGCCTGGAGCAGGTCGGCCTGCTCGGTCTTGGTCGGCAGGCCGGTCGAGGGCCCGCCGCGCTGGATCGCCACCACCAGCAGGGGCAGCTCCAGCGACACCGCCAGGCCGATCGTCTCCGACTTCAGCGCCACACCCGGCCCCGACGTCGTCGTCACCGCGAGGGAGCCGCCGAACGAGGCGCCGAGCGCCGCGCCGATGGCGGCGATCTCGTCCTCCGCCTGGAAGGTCCGCACACCGAAGTTCTTGTGACGCGACAGCTCGTGCAGGATGTCCGAGGCGGGGGTGATCGGGTACGAGCCGAGGTACAGCGGCAGATCGGCCTGGTGGGCGGCGGCGATCAGCCCGTACGACAGGGCCAGGTTCCCGGAGATGTTGCGGTAGGTGCCGGCCGGGAACGCCTTGGTGGCCGGCGCCACCTCGTACGACACGGCGAAGTCCTCGGTCGTCTCACCGAAGTTCCAGCCCGCCCGGAACGCCGCCACGTTCGCCTCGGCGATGTTCGGCTTCTTCGCGAACTTCGTCCGCAGAAACTGCTCCGTGCCCTCGGTCGGACGGTGGTACATCCACGACAGCAGACCCAGCGCGAACATGTTCTTCGAACGCTCGGCCTCCTTACGCGAGAGCCCGAACTCCTTCAGCGCCTCGATCGTCAGCGTCGTCAGCGGCACCGGATGCACCGCGTACGCCTCCAGCGACCCGTCCTCCAGCGGCGAGGTCAGGTAGCCGACCTTCGCCATCGGGCGCTTGGTGAACTCGTCGGTGTTGACGATGATGTCCGCGCCGCGCGGCACGTCGCCGATGTTCGCCTTGAGCGCGGCCGGGTTCATCGCGACCAGCACGTTCGGCGCATCACCGGGGGTGAGGATGTCGTGGTCCGCGAAATGCAGCTGGAACGACGACACACCCGGCAGCGTCCCTGCGGGCGCCCGGATCTCGGCGGGGAAGTTCGGCAGCGTCGACAGGTCGTTCCCGAACGACGCCGTCTCCGAGGTGAACCGGTCACCCGTCAGCTGCATACCGTCACCGGAATCACCCGCGAAACGGATGATCACCCGATCCAGACGACGGACCTCGTGAGTCGGGCGAGTTGATCCCTCCGTACCCCCAGGGGCGCTCGTGTCATTCGTATGAGTCGTGTCAACGGCCACCGGCCGCTCCTTCCCGTCGACGCAGCAGGCTGCCTGCGACCGCACGGTATTGAGCGACCCTAGTGATCTGGCAAAGCCGCCTGATCGCGACCGGTGGACGCTGTCACTGCAACCAGTCCGCGGCCCTGGCGATACGGATCGCGTCGATACGGTTACGCGCGTTGAGTTTGGTGACGATGGTGGTCAGATAATTGCGCACCGTCCCCGCCGACAACCGCAGCACGGAGGCGATCTCCCGTGTCTCGGCGCCTTCCGCCGTGAGCCGCAGAACCTGGGCCTCCCGGTCGGTGAGGGGGTTCTCGAACTCTCCCCAGGCGGCCAGCGCCAGTTCCGGGTCGAAGGCCCGGTGCCCCGCGGCCACCCGCCTTACGGCGGTGGCGAGTTCGGCCGATGGGGCGTCCTTGAGGAGATAGCCCGACACCCGGGCCTCGAGCGCCCGGCGCAGGGTGCCCGGCCGGCCGAGACTGGTGAGGATGAGGGCGCCGCACTGCGGGAGCCGTTCGCGCAGCTGGGTCGCGGCCGACAGACCGTCACAACCGGGTAGATCGATGTCGATGATGGCAACGTCGGGACGGTGCTTGAGCGCCATCTCGACGACCTCGTCCCCGCGCCCGACCTCACACACCACTTCGAGATCGGCTTGGAGATTCAGCAGAGCGACCAGGGCGCCGCGGACCATGTTCATGTCCTCGGCGATCAGTATGCGTATCACTGAGCTCCCGCCTGCGGTCCGTGGACCGGATAGTGACGAGGTGTCGTGGTCCGTACCAGTGTTGCCGGGGTGCGCGGTCATGCTGCTGATCCGGTGGGCGGGAAGACGTTCTCCCTCGGTTCCGGGGACGCCTCCGGTGGTCTTCGCACGGGCGCTTCGGCGAGGAGGCGGAAAGTCCCGTCTTCGCCGCGGCCCGATTCGAGGTGTCCGCCTATCGCGTTCATACGTGCCTGAAGGTTGCGGAGTCCGGTGCCGCTGTGAGGTGCCGGGTTGTGGTGGGCGGGGTCGGCGCCGTCGTTCTCGACCACGAGGCGTACCAGGCCGTCCTGTTGGACGGCCTGGATGCCGCAGTGCGCGGCCTTGCTGTGCCGGAGGAGGTTGGTGACGGCTTCGCGCAGCGTGGTGGCGAGTTCGGTCTCGACATGGGGGGAGAGTGTGCCGAGTTCGACTTCCACCCGTAGGTCGATGCCGGCGGCGTCGAGCATCGACTGCGCGGCTCTGATCTCCTGCCGGAGCGACATGGCGCGGTAACCGCTCGCGGCTTTGCGGACGTCGGCGAGGGACTGGCCGGCGATGGTCAGGACCTCGTTGATCTCCTTCATGGCGCGGTTGGGGTGGGTGGGGATGAGGTGCTGGGCGAGTTCGCTCTTGAGGGTGATGGCGGAGAGGCTGAAGCCGAGGAGATCGTGGAGGTCGCGGGCGAAGCGGAGTCGTTCTCCGGTGACGGCCTGGCGGGCGAGTTGACCGCGGGTGGTGTGGAGATGCGTGGTCAGTTCCGTCAGCCGGGTGAGCCCGTAGAGGACGAGCCCCGACAGGAGCGTGGTGTGGGCGAAGAAGACGCTCTCGACGAGCGGTCGGCCGTCGGCGAGCGGTGGTACGAGCATGCTCAGGCCCACGGTGGCGTACAGCGGCCAGGCCACGCGGGCCGGCAGAAGGAGCAGGAGTGAGCCGGCCAGGTAGCCCGCCATGGCTTCCCAGTAGGTCTGGAAGACGAGGACGGGAAGGTAGGTCAGGACTGCCTGGAGGGTGAGGGTCAGGCATCTCCGGGGCAGGGGGGCCTGATTCATGCGCGGTGCGCAGTGCATGAGTTGCAGGGCGAGGATCGGCAGGAGGAGGAGCAGACCGGTCGCCTCGGCGGCCGGCGATATTCCGGCGCTCAGGATGCCCAGGGTGGTGAGGAGCGCGTAGCCCAGCAGCGTGGGGATGAGTATGGTGCGTGCCGACCGGGAAACGGGAAAGCCGATCCCGGGACTTGGCGGGACAACCGCCTCGGGTCTGTGACCCCTCGACTCGTCCCCGGTCTTGGAACGTTCGTCGCTGCCCATCATCTGCACTGTCCCCCGCAACATGTGCGCCATCCTGCGGGGATGATAAGTCAACGCAGTTAAGAGCGGGGGTGGGATCGGGGTTCCGTGGGCACAAATTTGCGGAACCGATCGATCCGGGTACTCCAGTGGCACATAGCTGTTCCTGCTGGTCAGACGCCTGTTGCCGACGGTAACGGGCGTTCCGGCGGCACCTGATGAGTTGATTGATCGTCAAAAGGGTGGATTGTGCGGGTCAGGCCCCGGTTTGGGCAGATCCTGACGTGAACGCAGAGCCTTGAACCGGGCTGTGGCCAGGGGCGCTTGAAGGGCTTCCCGCCGACCGCCCCCCGAAGGCCGCTTCCCTGCCCGCTCTGCACAAGCGGCTCTTTAGAGGCCCCTCGCAGGATTCGAGTGAACAGCACGCCGTCGGCGTCGGGCCGGCAGTCTCGGAGAGGTCAGCGATGCGCGTTCTTTTCACCATCTTTCCGACATCAGCACATCTCTATCCAGCCATCCCGCTGGCATGGGCGCTGCAGAGTGCCGGGCACGAGGTCGTGGTGGCGAGCCCCGAGGGGGTGGTCGACCCGAACGTGATCGCCAACATCACCTCGGCCGGTCTCACCGCGGTGTCCCTGGGCGGCAAGGAGGAACTCACCGCCTCCCTGGCGCCCCTGATGGCCGGCGCGGGCCCCAACCGGCCCACCCTGGCGCTCGACCCCGCCGACGAGAACGCCTGGCGCACGGCCAGAGCCGTCCTCGCGGGAATGTTCAACGCGTACTACCCGCCGGAGACGTCGAGCGGCGGCCCTCGGCCGATCCTCGACAAGCTGGTGGAATTCGCTCAGGACTGGCGCCCCGACCTGGTGTTGTGGGACCCGCTGGCCCCGACCGGAGCGGTGGCCGCGCGTGCCTGCGGCGCCGCCCACGCGCGTCTTCTGTTCGGCATGGACAACATCGGTCTGATCCGTTCCAAGACGCGGCAGGAACTGGCCGATCCGTCCTCGGGCGTGACCGAGGACCCGTGGATGTCGTGGCTCGGCCCGGTGCTCGAGCGCTACGGCCTCGACTTCACCGAGGAGACGCTGGTCGGCCAGTGGACCCTGGACCTGACCCAGTCCCGGATGCGCGACCCGCTCGACCTTACGTACGTCCCGGTCCGCCGGGTCCCGTACAACGGGGCCGCCACGCTTCCCCAGTGGCTGCACGCCCGCCCCGAGCGGCCTCGCGCGGTGTTCACCCTGGGTGTGAGCCGCCGACTGCTCGCCGGCCGGCACAGCGGCTTCCCGATGCGGGAGTTCTTCGACTCCGTGTCCGGCCTGGACCTGGAACTGGTCGCGACGCTGAACAGCGAGCAGCTCAGCGCCGTGGGCACGCTTCCGGACAACGTCCGCGCCATCGAGTACGTACCGCTCAACCAGGTGCTGCCCACCAGCTCGGCGATCATCCACCACGGTGGCGGCGGGACGTTCGCCGCCGCCGTCGCGTTCAAGGTGCCGCAACTCGTCGTGCCGCTCCCGATGTGGGACGAGATGGTCACGGCGCGGTACGTCGCCCGCCGGGGTGCCGGACTGATCGCCGACCCGGCGGCGATCGACGTCGACAGCCTCGGCAAGGACCTCGTCCGGCTGGTCGAGGAGCCGTCCTTCGAGCTCGGGGCCCGTGGTCTGTACGAGGACATGCTGGCCGCGCCGGCGCCGAAGGACGTGGTCCCGGTCCTGGAGAGGCTGACCGCGGAGCACCGCGGCTGAGCGGCCGGCCTACGGCCACTCAGCACGAGCCGGGTTCAGGACGGAAGGACGAAAGGGCGAACGAGCCGTGCGCATCGAGGAAACCACCATCCCCGGCGCGTTCCTGATCGAGCCGGACCACATATCCGACGACCGGGGCGTGTTCTACGAGTCGATGCGGTCCGACGAACTGGAGCGGGCCGGGGGGATCACCTTCCAGCCCCTGCAGATCAACTACTCGGTCTCCAGGCGTCACACCCTGCGTGGCATCCACAGCGTGAGCAGTCCTCCGGGGCAGGCCAAGTACGTCACCTGCGTCCGGGGCGTACTGCGCGACATCCTCGTCGACCTGCGGGTCGGTTCGCCCACGTTCGGCAGGCACCAGGTGAACGAACTGGACGCCGCATCCGGCCGGTCCGTGTACGTCCCGGAGGGCGTCGGCCACGGATTCCTGGCGCTCACCGACGACAGCTGCATCTGTTACGTCGTCTCCAGCACCTACGTCCCCGGAACACAGATCGACATCAACCCCCTCGACCCCGACCTGGACCTGCCCTGGGACTGCGCCGGGACACCCCTGATCTCGGACAAGGACGCGAAGGCGCCCACGCTGGCCGAGGCCCTGGCAGCAGGCACGCTGTCCGATTTCGACGCCGCCTGACGCGGTGAAACCCCTGTCCTGCCGCCCGCCCGCGCACCGGAACGCCGGTGCCCGGCCGAGTGGCTGTGCACCACGCACCAGACCGAAGAGGCATCACCACATGAATCGAGAGGACCTGCCATGAAGGCTCTGGTGTTGGCCGGCGGATCGGGCACCCGCCTACGGCCATTCAGCTACTCGATGCCCAAACAGCTCATCCCCATCGCGAACACACCGGTCCTGGAATACGTCCTGAGGAACATCGCCGACCTGGGCGTGACCGAGATCGGGATCATCGTCGGCGACCGCGTCGCCGAGATCCGCCAGGCGCTCGGGGACGGATCGCGGTTCGGGGTACGGCTGACCTACATCCAGCAGGAGGCCCCCCTCGGCCTCGCCCACACCGTCGTCATCGCACGGGACTTCCTCGGTGACGACGACTTCGTGATGTACCTCGGCGACAACATGCTGCCCGAGGGCATCGCCGGCATCGCCGAGGACTTCGCCGCGCACCGCCCGGCCGCCCATGTCGTGGTGTACAAGGTCCCGAACCCGCGGAGCTTCGGCGTGGCCGAACTGGGCCCGGCCGGCGAGGTGCTGCGCCTGGTGGAGAAGCCCGAGCAGCCGCGCAGCGACCTGGCCCTGATCGGCGTGTACTTCTTCACCGCCGCCATCCACGAGGCGGTGAAGGCCATCGAGCCCAGCGCCCGCGGCGAACTGGAGATCACCGACGCGATCCAGTGGCTGGTGACGTCGGGAGCGGATGTGCGCGCCGGCCAGTACGAGGGCTACTGGAAGGACACCGGGAACGTCGAGGACCTTCTGGAGTGCAACCAGCGCATGCTGGACGGCCTGCGGCCCTCCGTGACCGGTGAGGTCGACGACGCCAGCGTGCTGGTGGGACCGGTCGTCGTGGAGGAGGGGGCGCGCGTCGTGCGCTCCCGTATCGAGGGCCCCGTGATCATCGGCGCCGGCACGGTCGTGGAGGACAGCCACATCGGCCCGCACACGTCCATCGGACGCGGCTGCGCGGTCACCGGAAGCGGGCTGGAGTACTCCATCGCCCTGGACGGAGCGTCGGTCACCGGCGTCCAGGGCCTGCGCAGTTCCGTCATCGGCCGCTCAGCCTCTGTCGGCACCACCGAGGAGAGCACGGGCCGTTACCGCCTGGTCGTCGGAGACCACACCCGAGTGGAGGTCGCGGCATGAGGATCCTCGTCACAGGAGCGGCCGGTTTCATCGGCTCCAACTTCGTCCGTAACCTCCTCGCGGACAACTACGCGGGGTGGCAGGGCGCCCGCGTCACCGTCCTGGACAAGCTGACCTACGCGGGCAACCGCGACAACCTGCCGGCCACGCACCCGCGCCTGGAGTTCGTCCAGGGCGACATCTGCGACGCGGGCCTGCTGCGCGAACTGCTGCCCGGACACGACGCCGTGGTGCACTTCGCCGCGGAGTCCCATGTGGACCGCTCACTGGAGGGCGCGGGTGAGTTCTTCCGCACCAACGTCCTGGGCACCCAGACGCTGCTCGACGCCGTGCTGCACACCGGTGTCGAGCGCGTCGTGCACGTCTCCACCGACGAGGTGTACGGCTCGATCGGGGAGGGCTCCTGGACCGAGGACTGGCCGCTGCTGCCCAACACCCCCTACGCGGCATCCAAGGCCTGTTCCGACCTGGTCGCCCGCACCTACTGGCGCACCCACGGAGTGGACCTCTCCATCACGCGCTGCTCCAACAACTACGGGCCGTACCAGCACCCCGAGAAGCTCATCCCCCTGTTCGTCACCAACCTGCTGGAAGCCCGGCAGGTGCCGCTGTACGGCGACGGAGGCAACATCCGCGAGTGGCTGCACGTGGACGACCACTGCCGTGGCATCCACCTCGTGCTCCAGGACGGCCGCGCCGGTGAGATCTACAACATCGGCGGCGGCAACGAGCGGACCAATCGCGCCATCACCGAGCGGCTGCTCGAAGAGACCGGCTCGGGACCGGAGATGATCCGCCACGTCGCCGACCGCAAGGCGCACGACCTGCGGTACTCCATCGACGACTCCAAGATCCGCGACGAGCTGGGGTACGCGCCGCTGACCGGATTCGAGGAGGGCCTGGCCGCCACGGTGGACTGGTACCGCGACAACGTCGACTGGTGGAAGTCCGTCAAGTACGGGGCCGAACGTGCCGAAGGCTGACAACGGTGGGGCCGCCGGGCCCCGCGTCGTGGTGCTCGGGGGCACCGGCTACCTGGGCCGCCGCATCGGCGAGGCGTTCACCGCCGACGGCGCCCAGGTGCACCTGGTGTCCCGGAGCCCGGCGGAGAACGGCGCGGCGGACCCGCGTTCCGTCCGCATGGACCTGCTGAACGCCGGCCCGCGTGAACTCACCGAGTTCTTCGGTTCGGTGCGGCCCGACGTGGTCGTCAACGCCGCCGGCCGGGCCTGGCGGGCCGACGAGGCCGAGATGACCGCGGGCAACGCGGACCTGGTGGCCCGCGTGACTCAGTCACTGGCCGACCTGCCGCACAGGCCGCGGCTGATCCAGCTCGGCACCGTCCACGAGTACGGCGCCGGCACGCCCGGCGCCGGCACCTCCGAGGAGCAGGAGCCCGCTCCCGTCACACCGTACGGGCGCACCAAACTCCTCGGCACCCGGATCGTGCTGCGGGCGGCGGAGGAACACGGCCTGGACGGTGTGGTGCTGCGCCTCTCCAACGTGATCGGCGCCGGGGCACCGGTCGGCAGCCTCTTCGGCATGGTCGCCGCGCACCTCGCCGACGCCGCCCGAGCCCAGTCGCTGGGCGAGAAACCGGACGAGCTGAGGCTTCCCCCGCTGCGCGCCCACCGCGACGTCCTGGACGCGCAGGACGCCACCGACGCCGTACGGGCCGCCGCCACCGCGCCGGGGGACCTCGGCGGCCAGGTGATCAACATCGGCCGCGGCGAGGCTGTCCCGATGGACGCGTTGATCCACCGCATGGTCGAACTCAGCGGCGTGGATCTCCCGGTCGTCGAGTCCGTCGCCGACCAGCCCGCACGCACCGACGCGCAGTGGCTGCAACTGGACGTCTCACGCGCGCTGCGGCTCCTGGGATGGCAGCCGCGGCGTTCCCTCGACACCTCGCTGCGCGACCTGCTCACGGCCGCGGTGCCGACGCCTGTCAACGATAGGAAACGACGATGAGCGATACCGCCGACAACAAAGAACTGGTGCTGGACGAGGTCCGCAGGTACCACCGGGAGACCGCGCCCGACCGGGAGTTCGTGCCCGGTGTGACCGAGATCTGGCCGTCCGGCGCCGTCCTCGACGAAGAGGACCGGGTCGCCCTCGTCGAGGCCGCGCTGACCATGCGCATCGCCGCCGGGCCCAGCTCCAAGAAGTTCGAGTCCGCCTTCGCCAAGCGACTGAAGCGGCGCAAGGCACATCTGACCAACTCCGGTTCGTCGGCGAACCTTCTCGCCGTCTCGGCCCTCATGTCGCACCAGCTCGGTGACCGGCGGCTGAAGCCCGGCGACGAGGTCATCACCGTCGCGGCGGGATTCCCCACCACCGTCAACCCGATCCTGCAGAACGGGCTCCTGCCGGTCTTCGTGGACGTGAACCTGGCCACGTACAACACCACGGCCGACCGGGTGGCGGCGGCCATCGGCCCCAAGACCCGCGCGATCATCATCGCGCACGCGCTCGGCAACCCCTTCGAGGTCGCCGAGGTGGCCCAACTCGCCAAGGACCACGACCTCTTCCTCATCGAGGACAACTGCGACGCGGTCGGCTCCACCTACGACGGCCAGATCACCGGCACCTTCGGCGACCTGACCACGGTCAGCTTCTACCCCGCGCACCACCTCACCATGGGCGAGGGCGGCTGCGTCCTCACGTCCGACCTGGGCATCGCCCGCATCGTGGAGTCACTGCGCGACTGGGGGCGGGACTGCTGGTGCGAACCCGGCAAGAACAACACCTGCTTCAAGCGGTTCGAGTACCAGATGGGCAATCTGCCCGCCGGATACGACCACAAGTACATCTTCTCCCACGTCGGTTACAACCTGAAGGGAACCGACATCCAGGCCGCGCTGGGCCTCACGCAGCTCACCAAGCTCGACGGCTTCATCGAGGCGCGCCGGCGCAACTGGCGCCGGCTGCGCGAGGGACTGGACGGTGTGCCGGGCCTGCTGCTCCCCGAGCCGACCCCGCGGTCCGATCCGAGCTGGTTCGGTTTCATCATCACCGTCGACCCCGAGGCCCGCTTCACACGCGCCGAACTGGTCGAGCGTCTGGAGGAGCGGAAGATCGGCACCCGGCGGCTGTTCGCCGGCAACCTCACCCGCCAGCCGGCCTACATCGGCCAGCCCCACCGCATCGTCGGCGACCTCACCAACAGCGACATCATCACCGAGCACACCTTCTGGGTCGGCGTCTACCCGGGTCTCACCGACGAAATGCTCGACTACGTGACCGCCACGATCAAGGAGTTCGTGGCCCAGCGCGGCTGAGCCCGACGGACCGCCTCCCACCCCAGAGATCAGGAAGATGACGATGGACATAGTGGGAACCGGATTCCTGGCGCGGTGTCTGCGTCCGCTGGCCGGCCGGCATCCCGGCACCGTGGCCCTCGCCGCCGGGGAGTCCAGAACGAGCGGCGCCACCGACGCGGACTTCGCGCGGGAGGCGGCGCTGCTGCGTGACGTCGCCAAGCGGTGCGCGGCCGACGGGCAGCGGCTCCTGTTCTTCTCCACCGCCGCGATCGGAATGTACGGGCTCTCCGAGGGACCGGGCAGCGAGGACACCCCGGTGACCCCGTACACCCCCTACGGCGCGCACAAACTCGCGCTGGAGGATCAGCTGCGCGACTCCGGGGTCGACCACGTCATCCTGCGGCTGGCGCACCTGGTGGGACCGCACGGGCGGTATCACCAGCTCATCCCCACGCTGGTGCGGCAGGTGCGCGAAGGGGTGGTCACCATCCATCGGGGCGCCACCCGTGACCTGATCCGGGTCAGCGACGTGATAACGATCATCGACCGGCTGCTCGCCGCGGATCCGCGGGCCGACACCGTCAACGTGGCCTCGGGATTCGCCGCCCCGGTGGAGGACATCGTCGACCATCTCGCCGACGCGTGGGGGCTCGAACCGCGCAAGGAGTACGTGGACACGGGTGTCCCGTACACCATCTCCACCCGGAAGCTGCGCGCCCTGGTCCCTCAGGTCGCGGACATGGGCTTCGGCCCCCACTACTACCGCCTGGTCCTCAACGACTTCCTCGCGGCCGAACATGCCTGACCCTGCCGCGTACGCATCACGAGAAAGGCGGGGAGTCTCTCCGATGCCGTCCCCCATCATCCAGACGCCCGACGACAAGAGCCTGTCCGCCCGCATCGCTCTGTCGG
This window of the Streptomyces niveus genome carries:
- a CDS encoding glucose-1-phosphate thymidylyltransferase, whose amino-acid sequence is MKALVLAGGSGTRLRPFSYSMPKQLIPIANTPVLEYVLRNIADLGVTEIGIIVGDRVAEIRQALGDGSRFGVRLTYIQQEAPLGLAHTVVIARDFLGDDDFVMYLGDNMLPEGIAGIAEDFAAHRPAAHVVVYKVPNPRSFGVAELGPAGEVLRLVEKPEQPRSDLALIGVYFFTAAIHEAVKAIEPSARGELEITDAIQWLVTSGADVRAGQYEGYWKDTGNVEDLLECNQRMLDGLRPSVTGEVDDASVLVGPVVVEEGARVVRSRIEGPVIIGAGTVVEDSHIGPHTSIGRGCAVTGSGLEYSIALDGASVTGVQGLRSSVIGRSASVGTTEESTGRYRLVVGDHTRVEVAA
- the rfbB gene encoding dTDP-glucose 4,6-dehydratase — encoded protein: MRILVTGAAGFIGSNFVRNLLADNYAGWQGARVTVLDKLTYAGNRDNLPATHPRLEFVQGDICDAGLLRELLPGHDAVVHFAAESHVDRSLEGAGEFFRTNVLGTQTLLDAVLHTGVERVVHVSTDEVYGSIGEGSWTEDWPLLPNTPYAASKACSDLVARTYWRTHGVDLSITRCSNNYGPYQHPEKLIPLFVTNLLEARQVPLYGDGGNIREWLHVDDHCRGIHLVLQDGRAGEIYNIGGGNERTNRAITERLLEETGSGPEMIRHVADRKAHDLRYSIDDSKIRDELGYAPLTGFEEGLAATVDWYRDNVDWWKSVKYGAERAEG
- a CDS encoding NAD-dependent epimerase/dehydratase family protein, with the translated sequence MPKADNGGAAGPRVVVLGGTGYLGRRIGEAFTADGAQVHLVSRSPAENGAADPRSVRMDLLNAGPRELTEFFGSVRPDVVVNAAGRAWRADEAEMTAGNADLVARVTQSLADLPHRPRLIQLGTVHEYGAGTPGAGTSEEQEPAPVTPYGRTKLLGTRIVLRAAEEHGLDGVVLRLSNVIGAGAPVGSLFGMVAAHLADAARAQSLGEKPDELRLPPLRAHRDVLDAQDATDAVRAAATAPGDLGGQVINIGRGEAVPMDALIHRMVELSGVDLPVVESVADQPARTDAQWLQLDVSRALRLLGWQPRRSLDTSLRDLLTAAVPTPVNDRKRR
- the rfbH gene encoding lipopolysaccharide biosynthesis protein RfbH codes for the protein MSDTADNKELVLDEVRRYHRETAPDREFVPGVTEIWPSGAVLDEEDRVALVEAALTMRIAAGPSSKKFESAFAKRLKRRKAHLTNSGSSANLLAVSALMSHQLGDRRLKPGDEVITVAAGFPTTVNPILQNGLLPVFVDVNLATYNTTADRVAAAIGPKTRAIIIAHALGNPFEVAEVAQLAKDHDLFLIEDNCDAVGSTYDGQITGTFGDLTTVSFYPAHHLTMGEGGCVLTSDLGIARIVESLRDWGRDCWCEPGKNNTCFKRFEYQMGNLPAGYDHKYIFSHVGYNLKGTDIQAALGLTQLTKLDGFIEARRRNWRRLREGLDGVPGLLLPEPTPRSDPSWFGFIITVDPEARFTRAELVERLEERKIGTRRLFAGNLTRQPAYIGQPHRIVGDLTNSDIITEHTFWVGVYPGLTDEMLDYVTATIKEFVAQRG
- a CDS encoding NAD-dependent epimerase/dehydratase family protein; its protein translation is MDIVGTGFLARCLRPLAGRHPGTVALAAGESRTSGATDADFAREAALLRDVAKRCAADGQRLLFFSTAAIGMYGLSEGPGSEDTPVTPYTPYGAHKLALEDQLRDSGVDHVILRLAHLVGPHGRYHQLIPTLVRQVREGVVTIHRGATRDLIRVSDVITIIDRLLAADPRADTVNVASGFAAPVEDIVDHLADAWGLEPRKEYVDTGVPYTISTRKLRALVPQVADMGFGPHYYRLVLNDFLAAEHA